In Candidatus Woesebacteria bacterium, one DNA window encodes the following:
- a CDS encoding Protein-export membrane protein SecD, with protein sequence MKSPLFKVIAIFLVTLICLYISLPAKLPVKFKVGRYSFDKTLERGNIDLKLGRFSFKRSLDLVLGLDLAGGSHLVFEADLSKIPEGEKATALSSLKEVIERRVNFFGVSEPNVQTSLFEGKSRIIVELPGVSDPRDATALIGQTAQLVFAEVKEIKEGEGEKKTNELPFTFSDLTGADLKKASVVFDNTTGKPSVSLEFTPEGAKKFETLTERNVNKVLPIFLDNEIISAPLVKEKIAGGMAQITGDFTLDEAKKMTIQLNAGALPVPVKLIEQRTVGATLGEESIQRSIQAGLIGLFMVVLFMVLSYGWLGLIASIALFVFAVISLALYKLIPVVLTLPGIAGFLLSVGMAVDSNILIFERFKEERPRRPLREALEVSFGRAWDSIRDANIATLTTAFVLANPFDWGFLHTSGPVRGFAITLALGVGLSMFTGIVVSRNLLRVFVREKNKND encoded by the coding sequence ATGAAGTCACCTCTTTTTAAGGTTATTGCCATTTTTCTTGTTACCTTGATTTGCCTTTATATTAGCTTGCCAGCCAAACTTCCTGTAAAGTTTAAAGTAGGCAGATATTCTTTTGACAAGACTTTGGAAAGAGGCAATATTGATCTTAAGTTGGGTCGATTTTCATTTAAAAGAAGCCTTGATTTGGTTTTAGGGCTTGATCTTGCGGGAGGCAGCCACTTGGTTTTTGAGGCTGATTTATCAAAAATTCCAGAAGGGGAAAAAGCAACTGCTCTTTCTTCTCTTAAAGAAGTGATTGAGAGGCGGGTTAATTTTTTTGGCGTGTCAGAACCCAATGTTCAAACCTCTTTATTTGAAGGCAAAAGCAGAATTATTGTTGAATTGCCTGGAGTAAGCGATCCTAGGGATGCTACAGCTTTGATTGGTCAGACAGCTCAGCTTGTCTTTGCAGAGGTTAAGGAAATTAAAGAGGGAGAGGGAGAGAAAAAGACAAACGAGCTTCCTTTTACCTTTAGTGATCTGACTGGCGCTGATTTGAAAAAAGCAAGTGTAGTTTTTGACAATACCACAGGTAAACCTTCTGTGAGTCTTGAATTTACTCCTGAGGGAGCAAAGAAGTTTGAGACTTTAACCGAAAGAAATGTTAATAAAGTGTTACCTATTTTTCTTGATAATGAGATTATTTCTGCTCCTTTGGTGAAAGAGAAGATAGCTGGCGGTATGGCACAGATTACCGGTGACTTTACGCTTGATGAGGCTAAAAAGATGACCATACAACTTAATGCGGGAGCTCTCCCTGTCCCTGTTAAATTGATTGAACAAAGAACTGTCGGTGCCACTTTAGGTGAAGAGTCTATCCAAAGAAGTATTCAAGCAGGATTGATAGGTCTTTTTATGGTTGTTTTGTTTATGGTTTTATCCTACGGTTGGCTTGGTTTAATTGCCAGCATTGCTCTTTTTGTCTTTGCTGTTATCAGTCTTGCTTTGTATAAATTGATCCCTGTTGTCTTGACTCTTCCTGGTATTGCTGGCTTTTTGCTTTCAGTTGGGATGGCGGTTGACAGCAATATCCTGATTTTTGAAAGGTTTAAAGAAGAAAGGCCAAGAAGACCACTGCGCGAGGCTCTTGAAGTTTCTTTTGGAAGAGCTTGGGATTCAATTCGTGATGCCAATATTGCAACTTTAACTACCGCCTTTGTTCTTGCTAATCCTTTTGATTGGGGTTTTTTGCACACTTCAGGTCCTGTGCGAGGTTTTGCTATAACTTTGGCGCTTGGAGTGGGCCTTAGTATGTTTACGGGTATTGTTGTCTCAAGGAATCTGCTTCGTGTTTTTGTTCGGGAGAAAAACAAAAATGATTAA
- a CDS encoding DNA-(Apurinic or apyrimidinic site) lyase: MKSTKENLKVGLCFQKMVSIKKVLATFQKKPLNVPLEVYKDDYKILISTLLSSRTKDETTFKAAERLFKKAPNFKKLSVLKQKEIEILIYPVGFYKTKAKHLKELSKIILKKYQGKVPVTRTDLVSLPGVGRKTANLVLNRAFKKPAIAVDTHVHKISNLLGWVKTKTPEETEKELIKIVPKKYWKDINRLFVSIGRQYNTKEKLVGFLKEKGLIGKQQ, from the coding sequence TTGAAAAGTACAAAAGAGAATTTGAAAGTGGGTTTGTGTTTCCAAAAAATGGTTAGCATTAAAAAAGTTCTAGCTACTTTCCAAAAAAAACCTCTAAATGTTCCTCTTGAGGTCTATAAAGATGATTACAAAATATTAATTTCGACGCTTTTATCTTCAAGAACAAAGGATGAAACCACATTTAAAGCTGCTGAAAGACTCTTCAAAAAAGCTCCCAATTTTAAAAAACTAAGTGTCTTAAAACAGAAAGAAATTGAAATACTTATTTATCCTGTCGGCTTTTACAAAACAAAAGCAAAACATCTAAAAGAATTATCCAAGATAATCCTAAAGAAATATCAAGGCAAAGTGCCTGTAACAAGAACCGACCTTGTCAGTTTGCCTGGTGTGGGAAGAAAAACAGCCAATTTAGTCTTGAATCGAGCTTTCAAAAAACCCGCAATCGCCGTTGACACTCATGTCCATAAAATTAGTAATCTTTTGGGTTGGGTAAAGACAAAAACACCAGAAGAAACAGAAAAAGAGTTGATCAAAATTGTGCCCAAAAAATATTGGAAGGATATAAACCGTCTTTTTGTTTCAATAGGAAGGCAATATAACACAAAAGAAAAGTTAGTTGGTTTCTTAAAAGAAAAGGGGCTTATTGGTAAGCAGCAATAG
- a CDS encoding Methyltransferase type 11 yields MKEIIEKIKGYYLAAEQAYNNWGRDEEREGVYALHAGFAVEGRNLSHYEEVKELTRQLINFAQLPPRSLVLDAGCGSGALTFELVGKHPSVKVVGVNIAYNQLISAENYRHQAPEGQILFSCQDYHYLSFPTEVFDAVIFCESYVHSYDKVLLMQETFRVLKPGGRVVLSDMFLLRDPLDEVEGALLEQIKDGWCIPSVLKARELENVWEAIGFTDIVLVDHTPSIIGSVRRMSEHASLRITEGDPGSEILRRSRRAPIASHQAIERGLLGYYFARGCKPG; encoded by the coding sequence ATGAAAGAGATAATTGAAAAGATTAAAGGTTATTATCTTGCAGCAGAACAAGCCTATAACAACTGGGGAAGAGACGAGGAGAGAGAAGGAGTTTATGCTCTTCATGCTGGTTTTGCTGTTGAAGGGAGGAACCTATCTCATTACGAAGAGGTTAAAGAGCTTACAAGACAGCTTATCAATTTTGCACAACTACCACCTCGTTCATTAGTGTTGGATGCTGGTTGCGGGTCGGGAGCGCTGACATTTGAACTTGTTGGCAAGCATCCAAGTGTAAAGGTTGTGGGAGTTAACATTGCCTATAACCAGTTAATTTCCGCTGAGAATTATCGGCATCAAGCTCCAGAAGGTCAGATACTATTTAGTTGTCAAGACTATCATTATCTATCTTTTCCTACCGAGGTATTCGATGCGGTTATTTTTTGCGAGAGTTATGTTCACTCTTATGATAAGGTGTTGCTTATGCAAGAGACCTTCCGTGTTCTTAAGCCGGGCGGTAGGGTTGTCCTGAGCGATATGTTTTTACTAAGGGATCCTTTGGATGAAGTTGAGGGTGCGCTTTTGGAGCAGATTAAAGATGGTTGGTGCATTCCTAGTGTCTTGAAAGCGAGGGAATTAGAGAATGTTTGGGAGGCAATCGGTTTTACGGATATAGTTTTAGTAGATCATACACCTAGTATAATTGGATCTGTCAGGAGAATGAGCGAACATGCTAGTTTAAGGATAACCGAAGGAGATCCTGGCTCCGAAATTTTGAGGAGAAGCAGAAGAGCTCCTATAGCTTCTCATCAGGCCATAGAAAGAGGACTACTCGGTTATTATTTTGCTAGGGGGTGTAAGCCTGGGTGA
- a CDS encoding GTP pyrophosphokinase, (p)ppGpp synthetase I, protein MEEKFLELKRKLDLNSRKEEKLLDEAWQFAQEAHQGQLRFSGDPYVSHSLETALILADWKLDLATVIAGLLHDTIEDAGVKKEKLETKFGSDIAYLVQGVSKVSSIKLRGSKEDQFVENLRKMFLAMARDLRVVFVKLADRLHNMRTLWALPSDRQKKIARETLEIYAPLAERLGMGEVKGVLEDLSFFYLYPDEYQNLVKISKPYYKEAENIIKTMRQKILRYLAEEKIRVVMQSRKKHLYSLWTKLKRPEIAGDFGKIYDIVALRVIVEDNNIPACYSSLGIIHNFYKPVPYLGISDFIAQPKPNGYRSIHTKVFGPKGKIVEIQIRTQKMHQEAEYGLAAHWAYSEEKAKGKSGAYLEEIGVKAPKEKMGWVNQLVRWQEELSDSKEYLEAVKFDVLMHRNFVFSPAGDVYDLPADATPVDFAYAVHTHLGNYIKGAKVNGRIVPLDYKLKSGDVVEIIKSKNPQKPRRDWLDFVATSAAKREIKKALRQ, encoded by the coding sequence ATGGAGGAGAAATTTCTTGAGTTAAAGAGAAAGTTAGACTTAAATAGCAGAAAGGAAGAGAAACTTCTTGATGAGGCATGGCAATTTGCCCAAGAAGCGCATCAAGGTCAGTTAAGATTCTCTGGTGATCCTTATGTCTCTCATTCTTTGGAGACTGCTCTAATTTTAGCTGATTGGAAGTTAGACTTGGCTACTGTTATTGCAGGTCTTCTTCATGACACTATAGAAGATGCTGGTGTTAAGAAAGAAAAATTAGAGACCAAGTTTGGTTCTGATATAGCCTATCTTGTTCAAGGTGTCAGTAAGGTTTCTTCCATTAAATTGAGAGGATCCAAAGAGGATCAGTTTGTTGAGAATTTAAGAAAAATGTTTTTGGCTATGGCCCGAGATTTGAGAGTAGTTTTTGTTAAATTAGCCGATAGACTCCACAATATGAGAACTCTTTGGGCTTTGCCTTCCGATAGGCAGAAAAAGATTGCTCGGGAGACGCTTGAAATTTATGCTCCCTTGGCTGAGAGATTGGGTATGGGAGAGGTTAAGGGTGTACTTGAAGACTTGTCTTTTTTTTATCTTTACCCTGATGAATATCAAAACCTTGTGAAGATTTCCAAACCTTACTATAAAGAGGCTGAAAATATTATAAAAACTATGAGGCAGAAGATCTTGCGTTATTTGGCAGAGGAAAAAATACGAGTAGTTATGCAGTCAAGGAAGAAGCATCTTTATTCTTTGTGGACGAAGTTGAAGAGGCCTGAAATTGCCGGTGATTTTGGAAAGATTTATGATATCGTAGCCTTAAGAGTTATTGTTGAAGATAATAACATTCCTGCTTGTTATTCAAGCTTGGGTATAATTCATAATTTCTATAAACCCGTGCCTTACTTGGGGATTTCGGATTTTATTGCTCAGCCAAAGCCTAATGGTTATCGCTCTATCCATACAAAAGTTTTTGGGCCTAAGGGTAAAATTGTTGAGATTCAGATAAGAACACAAAAGATGCATCAGGAAGCAGAATATGGTCTTGCAGCTCATTGGGCTTATAGCGAGGAGAAAGCAAAGGGCAAGAGTGGGGCCTATCTCGAGGAGATAGGTGTGAAAGCTCCAAAAGAGAAAATGGGGTGGGTAAATCAGTTGGTCCGTTGGCAGGAAGAGCTAAGCGATTCTAAAGAATATCTTGAGGCAGTTAAGTTTGATGTTCTAATGCATAGAAATTTTGTTTTTTCGCCGGCTGGAGATGTTTATGATTTACCTGCTGATGCCACACCTGTTGATTTTGCTTATGCTGTGCACACACATCTAGGTAATTATATTAAAGGAGCAAAAGTAAATGGCAGGATAGTCCCACTTGATTATAAACTAAAAAGCGGGGATGTTGTTGAAATAATCAAAAGTAAAAATCCTCAAAAGCCGCGTCGTGATTGGCTTGATTTTGTGGCGACGAGTGCGGCAAAAAGGGAAATAAAGAAAGCGTTGAGACAATAG
- a CDS encoding Single-stranded-DNA-specific exonuclease RecJ, which yields MAIIGVSGKIWEIKSSLDSKSKLDINRLTTILLENRGIKDKKEREFFLNPPHPFKLKASDVGLDEEKLEEAVAKIKEVGKKGQSIIIYGDYDADGITGSAILWEALYSRGFKVLPYLPDRAKEGYGVRAESVARLKKKYPDLGMVITVDNGIVAFDEVKRIKEMGLEVVVSDHHKKGPKIPAADVVIHTEKISGAGVSWFLSSFLKKKMEVKNSFYDNDGLDLLAIGTIADQMPLVGVNRSFAKYGIEAINNTKRKGLIELFKEAGIKKGEIGTYEMNYVIAPRINAMGRISHALESLHLLCTKNQEKARDLALHLSRVNQERQNMVDKLVEEVRIKATRELGNKVLVVKGRDYNEGIIGLVAGKLVEEFYRPAVVISEKKGFSKASVRSVAGFDITKGLREFESMFESLGGHSMAAGFSIKTDKIDSFKEKFIRYANKKIKDSLLQPKLYVDLEVDFDFIDDKLLLALSLFEPLGIDNPSPIFLSRKVRVLDAKNMGKDGKHLRLVLNHSQRIFEAVAFGFGNSLSRIKRDTFLDIVFGIDKNNWNGIEKIELRLKDFKIS from the coding sequence ATGGCGATTATTGGTGTTTCTGGCAAAATTTGGGAAATAAAGAGCTCGTTAGATTCAAAATCAAAGCTTGATATTAATCGCTTGACGACCATTCTTTTGGAAAATAGGGGTATTAAAGATAAAAAAGAGAGAGAATTCTTTCTTAATCCACCTCATCCTTTTAAATTGAAAGCTTCAGATGTTGGCCTTGACGAAGAAAAATTGGAAGAAGCAGTCGCCAAGATAAAAGAAGTTGGCAAAAAAGGTCAATCAATTATTATTTATGGAGACTATGATGCTGATGGAATAACAGGAAGCGCTATTTTATGGGAAGCCTTGTATTCTCGAGGGTTTAAAGTTTTGCCGTATTTGCCTGACCGCGCCAAGGAAGGTTATGGTGTAAGAGCTGAGAGTGTGGCTCGCTTGAAAAAAAAGTATCCTGATTTAGGAATGGTGATTACTGTTGATAATGGCATAGTTGCCTTTGATGAGGTGAAAAGGATTAAGGAAATGGGACTTGAGGTTGTTGTTAGTGATCACCATAAAAAAGGTCCCAAAATTCCCGCTGCTGATGTTGTCATTCACACTGAAAAAATCTCAGGGGCGGGAGTTTCCTGGTTCTTGTCTTCTTTCTTAAAGAAGAAGATGGAAGTTAAGAATTCATTCTATGACAATGATGGCCTAGATCTTCTGGCAATAGGCACAATAGCTGATCAGATGCCACTTGTTGGGGTTAATCGTAGTTTTGCTAAATATGGAATTGAGGCTATAAATAACACCAAAAGAAAAGGTCTTATAGAGCTTTTTAAAGAGGCTGGTATCAAAAAAGGTGAGATAGGGACTTATGAGATGAATTATGTTATCGCGCCGCGGATTAATGCTATGGGCAGAATTTCTCATGCTCTTGAATCTTTGCATCTTTTATGTACCAAAAATCAGGAAAAAGCACGGGATCTGGCTTTGCATTTAAGTCGGGTTAATCAAGAAAGGCAAAATATGGTAGACAAGCTTGTGGAAGAAGTGCGTATCAAAGCCACGAGAGAGCTTGGGAACAAGGTCTTGGTAGTTAAAGGGCGAGATTACAATGAGGGAATTATAGGTTTGGTGGCAGGCAAGTTAGTTGAAGAATTTTATCGACCAGCTGTTGTTATTTCAGAGAAAAAAGGGTTTTCCAAAGCTTCTGTTCGTTCTGTAGCTGGGTTTGATATCACAAAAGGACTAAGAGAATTTGAGAGCATGTTCGAATCATTGGGTGGTCATTCGATGGCAGCAGGCTTTTCTATAAAAACAGACAAGATTGATAGTTTCAAAGAGAAATTTATTAGATATGCCAACAAAAAGATAAAAGATAGTCTCTTACAACCCAAGCTTTATGTTGATCTTGAGGTGGACTTTGATTTTATAGATGATAAATTGCTTTTAGCTCTCTCTCTTTTTGAGCCTCTGGGTATAGATAATCCTTCTCCAATTTTTCTTTCTCGCAAAGTGAGAGTGCTAGATGCGAAAAATATGGGGAAAGATGGTAAACATTTGCGTCTAGTTTTAAATCATTCTCAAAGAATATTTGAAGCGGTTGCTTTTGGTTTTGGAAATTCTCTGTCTCGAATAAAAAGAGATACTTTTTTAGACATCGTGTTTGGTATTGATAAAAATAATTGGAATGGTATTGAAAAAATAGAACTTAGGTTAAAAGATTTTAAAATTAGTTAG
- a CDS encoding tRNA nucleotidyltransferase produces the protein MEIKLPEKVIEIIKILKDNKFEAYIVGGAVRDILMGKDVYDWDFTTNATPEEMLKIFSNSYYDNEFGTVGIPNEKEGERPYEITTFRTERKYDDKRHPSEVKWGKTLEEDLKRRDFTINAMAFDILKDKPKVEVRLIDYFDGQKDMEKKLIRAVGEPQERFSEDALRMMRAVRIAAELNFKIEEKTLEAIKNNASLIKKIAYERVRDELLKLLASNHPYEGVLVLRESGLMEIILPELEKTFGVDQVSPNRHHIYDVGTHSLLTLKYTALKNNDPITRLASLIHDVGKYQTYKKQDNGVITFYNHEIVGAKIANRIADRLKFSKKQKDKLWRLVRYHQFTVDEKQTDSAIRRFIREVGIENVKDAIDIRVGDRLGSGARETSWRLEAFKRRLVEVQKEPFSIHDLKIDGNQVMEILKIKPGPKVGQVLQILFEKVVNKELPNEEEALKEEVANIGKGLS, from the coding sequence ATGGAAATTAAACTACCAGAAAAAGTCATAGAAATCATAAAGATATTAAAAGACAACAAATTTGAAGCCTATATTGTCGGCGGCGCGGTAAGAGATATCCTGATGGGTAAAGACGTCTATGATTGGGATTTTACAACAAACGCCACACCAGAAGAGATGCTTAAAATTTTTTCCAATAGTTATTACGACAACGAATTTGGAACAGTAGGTATTCCCAACGAAAAAGAAGGAGAAAGACCTTATGAAATTACAACCTTCAGGACTGAAAGAAAATATGATGATAAAAGGCATCCGTCGGAAGTTAAATGGGGCAAGACTCTTGAAGAGGACTTAAAAAGACGAGATTTTACTATCAACGCTATGGCTTTTGATATTTTGAAAGATAAGCCTAAAGTTGAAGTTAGGTTAATCGATTATTTTGACGGGCAAAAAGATATGGAAAAGAAATTAATCAGAGCGGTTGGTGAACCACAAGAAAGATTTTCAGAAGACGCCTTAAGAATGATGCGGGCAGTAAGAATAGCAGCTGAGCTTAATTTTAAAATCGAAGAAAAGACTCTTGAAGCAATAAAAAATAATGCGAGTTTAATCAAAAAAATTGCCTACGAAAGGGTAAGAGACGAGTTACTTAAATTACTTGCTTCCAATCATCCTTATGAAGGCGTGTTGGTATTGAGAGAGTCTGGTTTGATGGAAATAATTTTACCTGAACTTGAAAAAACATTTGGGGTTGACCAAGTTTCCCCAAACAGGCACCACATCTATGATGTTGGAACACACAGTCTTCTCACCTTGAAATATACCGCTTTAAAAAACAATGACCCCATAACAAGGCTTGCAAGTCTAATTCATGATGTTGGCAAATATCAAACTTATAAAAAACAAGATAATGGAGTTATTACTTTCTACAATCACGAAATAGTAGGTGCAAAAATTGCAAACCGTATTGCAGACCGCTTAAAATTTTCCAAAAAACAGAAAGACAAACTTTGGCGTCTTGTCCGTTATCATCAATTCACAGTAGATGAAAAGCAAACTGATTCTGCCATAAGAAGATTTATTAGAGAAGTTGGAATTGAAAATGTAAAAGACGCAATTGATATAAGAGTTGGAGACAGACTCGGAAGTGGAGCTAGAGAAACTAGCTGGAGGCTAGAAGCGTTTAAAAGAAGGCTAGTTGAAGTCCAAAAAGAGCCATTTAGTATCCACGACCTTAAAATAGACGGAAATCAAGTTATGGAGATTTTGAAAATTAAACCTGGTCCAAAAGTAGGGCAAGTGCTCCAAATTCTTTTTGAGAAAGTGGTCAACAAAGAATTGCCCAACGAAGAAGAAGCTCTAAAAGAAGAAGTCGCAAATATCGGAAAAGGCTTATCTTAA
- a CDS encoding Protein-export membrane protein SecF has product MINWLKYKYIYFSISLLALFLSIFGLLRWGLKLGVDFTGGVMAEYKLIKNAPTEAITSQIEKELGVNVSSISQVGSDDVYLFRLSNIDESQKEKLNKILKDTTNGKVEELRFESVGPSVGPELVKKTVYAVLISSFFILLMVARQFSSFKFGVSAILAMFHDTFILIGSFAWFGRFFSAEVDFLFVTALLTTLSFSVHDTIVVYDRIRELQKKEGGEITSLANRALSETMVRSLNNSFTIIFMLLAMILLGGSTVKWFAAALLVGTISGTYSSPFVAVPLLVVWNSVEEKLRLRRLSK; this is encoded by the coding sequence ATGATTAACTGGTTAAAATATAAATATATTTATTTTAGTATCTCGCTTTTAGCGCTTTTTCTTTCTATTTTTGGACTTTTGAGATGGGGACTTAAGCTTGGTGTTGATTTTACAGGTGGAGTAATGGCCGAATATAAACTTATTAAGAATGCGCCGACTGAAGCTATAACATCTCAAATAGAAAAAGAATTGGGAGTAAATGTTTCTTCGATTTCTCAAGTGGGTAGTGATGATGTCTATTTGTTTCGTCTCTCAAATATTGATGAAAGTCAGAAGGAAAAACTAAACAAGATTTTAAAGGATACTACTAATGGTAAGGTTGAAGAATTGAGATTTGAAAGCGTAGGACCATCGGTTGGTCCTGAGCTTGTCAAAAAGACAGTCTATGCGGTTTTAATCAGCTCATTTTTTATTCTTTTGATGGTGGCGCGTCAGTTTAGTAGCTTTAAGTTTGGGGTTTCTGCTATTTTGGCAATGTTTCATGATACCTTTATTTTGATTGGGTCTTTTGCTTGGTTTGGTCGCTTTTTCTCTGCTGAAGTAGATTTTCTTTTTGTTACTGCACTTTTGACCACTCTTTCTTTTTCGGTTCACGATACGATTGTTGTTTATGACAGGATAAGAGAATTACAGAAAAAGGAAGGAGGAGAGATTACTTCTCTTGCCAATCGTGCTTTAAGCGAGACTATGGTCAGATCTTTAAATAATTCTTTTACCATAATTTTTATGCTTCTTGCGATGATACTTCTTGGTGGCTCAACAGTTAAATGGTTTGCTGCGGCTCTTTTGGTTGGTACAATCTCTGGTACTTATTCCTCGCCATTTGTTGCAGTTCCCCTTCTTGTGGTTTGGAATAGTGTTGAAGAAAAACTGCGCCTGAGAAGACTTTCAAAGTAG
- a CDS encoding D-alanyl-D-alanine carboxypeptidase gives MKAKKKRNLKLKNKIFSFLFFRLKKGKAGKLLAKDHLIIYLSSAFVIIFFFIFISHQKQEVKKTSSVLSYQMDYKKVPLEDKVFVLKPVLKEGVFSFPVLSAQSVIVLDLDSNTSLYEKNPDLSLLPASITKLVTALVALESFDLNAVFTFNGQFIDGQKMGLVRGESVKVIDLVNALLVYSANDAAYLLAENYPGGVEGFVLAMNKKASDLGAVNTHFENPTGFDGGNHKTTARDLVLIAKAALENPEIKAIVRKKEINIESADGKIRQHLVSTNKLLGEVDGVLGLKTGWTENARENLITYYEKDDHRLLIILLGSQDRFGETKELINWVNSSYDWLWVEVK, from the coding sequence ATGAAAGCAAAGAAGAAAAGAAATCTGAAATTGAAGAACAAAATCTTTTCCTTTCTTTTTTTTAGGCTAAAAAAGGGTAAGGCAGGAAAGCTGCTAGCCAAAGATCATCTCATAATTTATTTGTCGTCGGCTTTTGTAATTATCTTCTTTTTTATTTTTATATCTCACCAAAAACAAGAGGTAAAGAAAACTAGTTCAGTTTTGTCTTATCAAATGGATTACAAAAAGGTTCCTCTTGAGGATAAGGTTTTCGTCTTAAAACCTGTTCTTAAGGAAGGAGTTTTTTCTTTTCCTGTTCTTTCAGCCCAATCAGTTATTGTTCTTGATCTTGATAGTAACACTTCTCTTTATGAAAAGAATCCTGATTTATCTTTGCTTCCAGCTTCAATTACAAAGCTTGTAACAGCTTTGGTTGCGCTTGAGTCTTTTGACCTGAATGCTGTTTTTACTTTTAATGGTCAGTTTATTGATGGTCAAAAGATGGGTCTTGTTAGAGGTGAAAGTGTTAAGGTGATAGATTTGGTAAATGCTCTTTTGGTTTATTCTGCGAATGATGCAGCCTATCTTTTGGCTGAAAATTATCCCGGCGGAGTTGAGGGGTTTGTTCTGGCTATGAACAAAAAAGCTAGCGATTTGGGGGCTGTTAATACCCATTTTGAGAACCCAACAGGTTTTGACGGTGGAAATCATAAAACAACAGCGCGTGATTTAGTTCTAATTGCAAAAGCAGCGCTTGAGAATCCTGAAATCAAAGCAATAGTTAGAAAAAAAGAAATAAATATTGAAAGCGCTGACGGAAAAATAAGACAGCACCTTGTAAGCACTAATAAATTGTTGGGAGAAGTGGATGGGGTTTTGGGTCTTAAAACAGGGTGGACAGAAAATGCAAGGGAAAACCTGATTACTTATTATGAAAAAGATGATCATCGTTTGCTTATAATTCTTCTTGGGAGTCAAGACCGATTTGGAGAAACCAAGGAGCTTATAAATTGGGT
- a CDS encoding Aspartate--tRNA(Asp/Asn) ligase, with translation MGKRTLAIETTKLVGKKVRLLGWVNSIRDHGKIAFIDLRDRSAIVQCVFSSLPKLTVESVVEVVGVVRERPEKLVNPNLETGKVEIEVKHLEVISLASELPLPLDTDGLEIEEAVRLKYRYLDLRRPRMTKNIRNRFKVLQFLRNWLFERDFVEIETPILTKTTPEGARDFIVPSRLQPGKFYALPQSPQQYKQLLMVAGFERYFQIARCFRDEDPRADRAYGEFTQLDIEMSFVTQDDILALVEEMFTKMIKKLFPNKKFTKEPWPRISHHEAMEKYGSDKPDLRKDKNNPDELAFAWVIDFPLFSEQTKEDFFYGSGKSKWAPSHHMFTAPHPDDIPLLDKDPGRVRGLQHDLVLNGFEVGGGSIRIHQPEIQDKVFDLIGFTEEQKHQFDHMLTAFKYGVPPHGGIAPGIDRLLMVILGQPSLREVIAFPMSSNGTTSVLDAPSEATDEQLQELGIKVAKK, from the coding sequence ATGGGAAAAAGAACTTTAGCGATTGAAACAACGAAATTGGTTGGCAAGAAGGTCAGACTTTTGGGTTGGGTCAATTCTATTCGTGATCATGGAAAAATAGCTTTTATCGACTTAAGAGATAGAAGCGCGATAGTCCAGTGTGTTTTTAGCTCTTTGCCAAAATTGACTGTCGAATCAGTAGTTGAAGTTGTTGGAGTTGTTCGTGAAAGACCAGAAAAATTAGTTAACCCCAATCTTGAAACAGGGAAAGTTGAAATAGAAGTAAAACACCTTGAAGTTATAAGTTTGGCTTCGGAATTGCCTCTTCCTCTTGATACAGATGGTCTTGAAATAGAAGAAGCGGTTCGTCTTAAGTATCGTTATCTTGATTTAAGAAGGCCTCGTATGACCAAAAATATCAGGAATCGTTTTAAAGTTCTTCAATTTTTAAGAAACTGGCTCTTTGAACGTGATTTTGTGGAGATCGAGACCCCAATTTTGACAAAAACTACTCCTGAGGGCGCTCGTGATTTTATAGTTCCCTCTCGACTTCAACCTGGGAAGTTTTATGCTTTACCTCAATCTCCTCAGCAATATAAGCAGCTTTTAATGGTTGCCGGATTTGAAAGATATTTCCAAATTGCAAGATGCTTTCGTGATGAAGATCCAAGAGCAGACAGAGCCTATGGTGAGTTTACACAACTTGATATTGAAATGAGCTTTGTGACCCAAGATGATATTTTGGCTTTGGTTGAGGAGATGTTTACCAAGATGATTAAAAAGCTTTTTCCAAATAAGAAGTTTACTAAGGAGCCTTGGCCTAGAATTTCTCATCATGAGGCAATGGAAAAGTACGGTAGTGACAAGCCTGACTTGAGAAAAGACAAAAATAATCCTGACGAATTGGCTTTTGCTTGGGTGATTGATTTTCCACTGTTTAGTGAGCAGACAAAAGAAGATTTTTTCTATGGTTCGGGCAAGTCTAAGTGGGCGCCTTCACATCATATGTTTACTGCTCCTCATCCTGATGATATTCCACTTTTGGATAAAGACCCAGGTCGGGTGCGGGGTTTGCAGCATGATCTGGTTTTGAATGGTTTTGAAGTGGGTGGAGGCAGCATTAGAATTCATCAACCCGAAATTCAAGATAAAGTTTTCGATTTAATTGGTTTTACCGAGGAACAAAAGCATCAGTTTGACCATATGTTAACTGCTTTCAAATATGGTGTTCCACCTCATGGAGGGATCGCGCCCGGAATTGATCGCCTCCTGATGGTTATCTTAGGCCAGCCCAGCTTGCGGGAGGTGATTGCTTTCCCAATGTCTTCAAACGGTACCACCTCTGTTCTTGATGCTCCAAGTGAAGCCACAGACGAACAACTTCAAGAGTTGGGGATAAAAGTTGCCAAGAAGTAG